A region from the Wansuia hejianensis genome encodes:
- a CDS encoding MarR family winged helix-turn-helix transcriptional regulator produces MEEVGWRRRKEKMGKEIRSLDNMLMRNLFCQVKKFGLDEMTVMHGWIIGFLYNNRDRDIFQKDVETEFSIGRSTVTNILKLMEKKGYIRREAVPQDGRLKRLVLLDKGMALNQTMRELAARLDADTMKGITDEELDVFYGVIRKLKENLEEQGRDDNDKDTGSAHKTV; encoded by the coding sequence GTGGAAGAGGTCGGATGGAGAAGAAGAAAAGAGAAAATGGGCAAGGAAATCCGTTCCCTGGATAATATGCTGATGAGAAACCTGTTCTGCCAGGTGAAGAAATTCGGCCTGGATGAGATGACAGTTATGCACGGCTGGATCATCGGGTTTCTGTACAATAACAGGGACAGGGATATCTTTCAAAAGGACGTGGAGACTGAATTCTCCATCGGCAGGTCGACGGTGACCAATATCCTGAAGCTGATGGAGAAGAAAGGATATATCCGCAGGGAAGCGGTGCCCCAGGACGGCAGGCTGAAACGTTTGGTGCTGCTGGACAAAGGAATGGCTCTGAATCAGACGATGAGAGAGCTGGCTGCCCGGCTGGACGCAGATACGATGAAGGGTATCACCGACGAAGAGCTGGATGTTTTTTATGGGGTAATCCGGAAATTAAAAGAAAATTTAGAAGAGCAAGGGAGAGATGACAATGATAAAGACACTGGCAGCGCACATAAAACAGTATAA
- a CDS encoding ABC transporter ATP-binding protein, whose protein sequence is MIKTLAAHIKQYKTASILTPLFMIVEVILEMMIPLLMASIIDDGVEKGDMHHIYMVGICMVLLAALGLLTGVLGGKFGARASAGFAKNLREAMFNNIQTFSFSNIDKFSTPSLVTRLTTDVTNIQNAFQMLLRMFTRAPSSLICAMVMAFSINARLASIYLVAVIALGICLFFIMFRATRYFKQAFPKYDDLNESIQENVSGIRVVKAYVREDYETEKLKKSSGNIYKIFIKAEKILTFNAPLMQITVYSCILLISWIGARMIVVDDLTTGQLMSLLTYCMNILMSLMMLSMVFVMVTMSQASAERICEVLNEKSDLHNPEDPCYEVKDGSIEFRHVNFSYHKTSEKPVLQDINLSIRAGETIGIIGGTGSAKTSLINMLSRLYDVDSGQVLVGGRDVREYDMDTLRNQVAVVLQKNVLFSGTILENLRWGDKDASFEECRRACRLACADEFIERMPQGYDTYIEQGGSNVSGGQKQRLCIARALLKKPRILILDDSTSAVDTATDSKIRTALREEIPNTTKLIIAQRISSVQHADRIIVMEDGRVNDFDTHEELLKNNEIYREVYESQMRGSGDFDEKGGEQ, encoded by the coding sequence ATGATAAAGACACTGGCAGCGCACATAAAACAGTATAAAACAGCATCCATTCTGACGCCGCTGTTCATGATCGTCGAGGTTATTCTGGAAATGATGATTCCTCTTCTGATGGCTTCGATCATTGACGACGGGGTTGAGAAGGGCGACATGCACCATATCTATATGGTGGGTATCTGCATGGTCCTGCTGGCCGCGCTGGGGCTTCTGACAGGAGTGCTGGGCGGTAAATTCGGCGCAAGGGCGTCGGCAGGGTTTGCTAAAAATTTAAGAGAAGCGATGTTTAATAATATTCAGACCTTTTCCTTTTCTAACATCGATAAGTTCAGTACGCCGAGCCTGGTGACGCGGCTTACAACAGACGTGACGAACATTCAGAACGCGTTCCAGATGCTGCTGCGGATGTTCACCCGCGCCCCTTCCAGCCTGATCTGTGCGATGGTCATGGCATTTTCCATCAATGCGCGTCTGGCCAGTATCTATCTGGTGGCAGTCATAGCTCTGGGAATCTGCCTGTTCTTTATCATGTTCCGGGCAACCAGATATTTTAAACAGGCATTTCCTAAATATGATGATCTGAACGAAAGTATCCAGGAAAACGTTTCGGGAATCCGGGTGGTGAAAGCCTATGTCCGTGAAGATTATGAGACGGAAAAGCTGAAAAAATCCAGCGGGAATATTTATAAGATTTTTATTAAGGCTGAGAAAATACTTACATTCAACGCGCCTCTGATGCAGATTACGGTTTATTCTTGTATTCTGCTGATCAGCTGGATCGGGGCCAGGATGATCGTAGTGGATGATCTGACCACAGGACAGCTGATGAGCCTTCTGACTTACTGCATGAACATACTGATGAGTTTGATGATGCTCTCTATGGTCTTTGTAATGGTAACCATGAGCCAGGCCAGCGCGGAGAGAATCTGTGAGGTGCTCAATGAGAAGAGCGACCTCCACAATCCGGAAGACCCCTGTTATGAAGTGAAGGACGGAAGCATTGAATTCCGTCATGTGAATTTCAGCTATCACAAGACCAGCGAGAAGCCGGTGCTCCAGGATATTAATCTGTCGATCCGTGCCGGGGAAACCATCGGTATTATCGGAGGGACCGGAAGTGCCAAGACCAGCCTGATCAACATGCTGAGCAGGCTGTATGACGTGGATTCCGGCCAGGTCCTTGTGGGCGGAAGAGACGTCCGGGAATATGACATGGATACTCTGCGGAACCAGGTGGCTGTGGTGCTGCAGAAGAACGTGCTGTTTTCGGGTACGATTCTGGAGAATCTGCGCTGGGGCGATAAGGACGCATCCTTCGAGGAATGCCGCAGAGCCTGCCGGCTGGCCTGCGCCGATGAATTCATTGAGCGGATGCCGCAGGGGTACGATACGTATATTGAGCAGGGAGGAAGCAATGTATCGGGAGGCCAGAAGCAGCGTCTCTGCATCGCCAGGGCCTTGCTTAAAAAACCCAGGATACTGATACTGGATGATTCCACCAGTGCGGTGGATACGGCTACTGACAGCAAGATCCGGACGGCGCTGCGGGAAGAGATTCCTAACACGACGAAGCTGATCATCGCGCAGCGGATATCAAGCGTACAGCATGCGGACCGGATCATTGTCATGGAAGACGGAAGAGTTAATGACTTTGATACTCATGAGGAGCTGCTGAAAAATAATGAGATTTACAGGGAAGTATATGAATCACAGATGAGAGGCAGCGGAGATTTTGATGAAAAGGGAGGTGAGCAGTAA
- the cas3 gene encoding CRISPR-associated helicase Cas3' → MQSAGVCHIRKNDEENKKKDPYLAHVIPETHQIQPLLNHHTNVRHLILNNCPLEILTSVAWLAATFHDCGKYGPEFQAYMEEVLEKAGEEVKRNVDHSTAGGRLITSLAPGMLASKIISTAIYSHHGLADCINMESGRSLEEERNEKKIDYDTITERFFQYTDIDVIQEHIDRAKADSLKIMDSIAEMINRDKPSVYGSGNFYLGMYERLLISLLIDSDWSDTASFFEQKGLPRRLSKEETQHIWEQSIAYFEDYLSTLTARDEKKKSPLNVIRQEISDICLKAAEQPDKLYCLTVPTGAGKTFSGLRFALHHAKKYEKQHIMYVAPFNSILEQNAEEIRNAVGNNEFVLEHHCNIVKESADEEEKYRRLTETWDCPIIVTTAVQVLNTLFSGRKRDIRRMHSLCNSIIIFDEVQAFPINCTELFNLAVNFLSAFCNTTVVLCSATQPTLAKLPKNCMFDANHMVRNVDRYSEEFKRTKIQDMTDLVSGGMSVNDLKNFIDEIFPDEESILVIVNTKACAKALYELLEGCYNDTCILYHLSTNMCPKNRQEQLDEIKQSLDRTKRVICVSTQLVEAGVDFSFRCVIRSMAGLDNIIQAAGRCNRNKKNPDAGPVYIVRMSPEAEHLSGLPDIKAAQEAMETVLHQYRTCPESLDGKLDSQKAVAFYYRQFYLKMVNIKTNYPASYRNTPCNLVDLLSDNKLGKSQYTNVHGHRAKNVLNQAFKTAGELFRVIPDDEGVKVVVEYDEETKKLLNELDNPYLGLKEQKEILRKLQVYTVGISEYRKEKLGRAVTSVCQGNVLVLSENYYSKKTGVSDIPKMNDLFS, encoded by the coding sequence GTGCAAAGTGCGGGGGTGTGTCATATAAGAAAGAATGATGAGGAAAATAAAAAGAAAGACCCTTATTTAGCCCATGTAATCCCGGAAACTCATCAGATACAGCCACTTCTTAATCATCATACGAATGTTAGACATTTAATATTGAATAATTGTCCGTTGGAGATTCTAACCAGTGTTGCGTGGCTGGCCGCAACATTCCATGACTGCGGGAAATATGGCCCTGAATTCCAGGCATATATGGAAGAAGTATTAGAAAAGGCCGGGGAGGAAGTGAAACGCAATGTCGATCATTCCACAGCAGGCGGCCGACTGATTACGAGCCTGGCCCCCGGAATGCTTGCATCCAAAATAATCAGCACAGCGATCTACTCACATCACGGTTTAGCAGACTGTATAAATATGGAAAGTGGCAGGTCTCTGGAAGAAGAACGGAATGAAAAGAAAATAGATTACGACACCATAACAGAACGTTTTTTTCAGTATACAGATATAGATGTCATTCAAGAACATATAGACAGGGCAAAAGCAGATTCGTTAAAAATAATGGACAGTATTGCTGAAATGATCAATAGAGATAAGCCGTCAGTTTATGGAAGCGGTAATTTCTATCTGGGGATGTATGAACGTCTTTTGATTTCCCTGTTAATTGACAGTGACTGGAGCGATACAGCAAGCTTTTTTGAGCAGAAAGGATTGCCCCGGCGTTTGTCAAAGGAAGAAACACAACATATATGGGAGCAGAGTATAGCCTATTTCGAAGATTATTTGAGCACCCTCACAGCTAGGGATGAAAAGAAAAAGAGTCCATTGAATGTTATCCGTCAGGAAATATCAGACATCTGTCTGAAGGCAGCAGAACAGCCAGACAAACTGTACTGTTTAACCGTACCCACCGGAGCAGGAAAAACCTTCAGCGGCCTTCGGTTTGCTCTTCATCATGCCAAAAAATATGAAAAACAGCATATTATGTATGTTGCTCCATTCAACTCCATACTGGAACAAAACGCTGAGGAAATTCGCAATGCCGTAGGAAATAATGAATTTGTCCTGGAACATCATTGTAATATTGTAAAAGAAAGTGCGGATGAGGAGGAGAAGTATCGAAGGCTCACCGAGACATGGGATTGTCCCATCATAGTCACGACTGCAGTTCAGGTTTTGAATACGTTGTTTTCCGGCCGGAAGCGCGATATCCGGCGGATGCACAGTTTATGCAACAGCATTATTATATTTGACGAGGTACAGGCGTTTCCCATCAATTGCACGGAGCTTTTTAATCTGGCAGTGAATTTTTTATCAGCGTTCTGCAATACAACGGTTGTTCTGTGCTCAGCAACACAGCCTACACTTGCGAAGCTGCCGAAAAACTGTATGTTTGATGCGAATCATATGGTGAGAAACGTTGATAGATATAGCGAAGAGTTTAAAAGAACTAAAATCCAAGATATGACAGACCTGGTCAGCGGTGGAATGAGCGTTAATGATTTGAAAAATTTTATAGATGAAATATTCCCGGATGAGGAAAGCATTTTAGTGATTGTGAACACGAAAGCTTGCGCTAAGGCATTGTATGAGCTTTTAGAAGGATGTTATAATGACACGTGCATTTTATATCATTTGAGCACTAATATGTGCCCGAAAAATCGGCAGGAACAGTTAGATGAAATCAAGCAAAGCCTTGACAGGACGAAACGTGTTATCTGCGTGAGCACCCAGCTTGTGGAAGCTGGGGTTGACTTTTCCTTTCGCTGTGTAATCCGCTCCATGGCCGGGCTGGACAACATCATTCAGGCGGCGGGAAGATGTAACAGGAACAAAAAAAATCCAGATGCCGGCCCGGTTTATATTGTGAGAATGTCTCCGGAGGCAGAACATCTTTCCGGCCTGCCGGATATCAAAGCTGCACAGGAAGCGATGGAAACGGTTCTTCATCAATATCGTACATGCCCGGAATCATTGGACGGGAAGCTGGATTCTCAGAAGGCGGTTGCATTCTATTATAGACAGTTCTATTTAAAAATGGTCAACATAAAAACCAATTATCCTGCCAGTTATCGCAACACGCCTTGTAATCTGGTGGATTTGCTGTCAGATAACAAATTGGGAAAGTCACAGTATACAAATGTGCATGGCCATCGCGCAAAAAATGTTTTGAATCAGGCATTCAAAACTGCTGGCGAACTATTTCGGGTAATTCCGGACGATGAGGGCGTTAAGGTGGTGGTGGAGTATGATGAGGAAACTAAGAAACTGTTAAATGAATTGGACAACCCTTATTTAGGATTAAAGGAGCAGAAGGAAATATTGAGGAAGCTTCAGGTTTACACCGTCGGCATCTCGGAATATAGGAAAGAGAAGCTGGGAAGGGCAGTTACATCTGTCTGTCAGGGAAATGTTCTTGTTTTATCTGAAAACTATTACAGTAAAAAAACAGGGGTGTCGGATATTCCTAAAATGAATGATTTATTTTCTTAA
- a CDS encoding prepilin-type N-terminal cleavage/methylation domain-containing protein, giving the protein MRRKRKGGFTLVELIVIITIILILAAVLVPALMRYIDRSKEAVCRSNEATLKTELAAELTESMAEGKSMTEAELQALADASGAHCPSGGTYSVQLTAGDDGFDTVEVTCSIHDDGTNGGGGMPDTNVISKGLLKDFTDYIRGYTGGRNDNNSIRTAFYNNNGGKWPTLTVNGESYSVQPFYRKDESAADLTGQVWLYATKDYDDCTNGSWNVQMVYNPMDSKWYQATNYNGEPGSKASITFNSVEALNEAVTNGKHSNGKAKWVEVTEYTESE; this is encoded by the coding sequence ATGCGTCGGAAGAGAAAAGGTGGATTTACGCTGGTTGAATTGATCGTGATCATTACGATTATTTTGATTCTGGCGGCAGTATTGGTTCCTGCCCTCATGCGGTATATTGACAGGTCAAAGGAAGCCGTGTGCCGCTCGAATGAAGCTACGCTGAAGACTGAGCTTGCGGCCGAGCTGACAGAGAGTATGGCGGAGGGAAAGAGTATGACGGAGGCGGAGCTTCAGGCACTCGCAGATGCTTCCGGCGCCCACTGTCCTTCCGGGGGAACGTATTCGGTTCAGTTGACGGCAGGCGACGATGGTTTTGACACAGTAGAAGTGACCTGCAGCATCCATGACGATGGAACGAACGGAGGCGGAGGAATGCCTGATACGAACGTAATCAGTAAAGGCCTTCTAAAAGATTTTACGGATTATATCCGGGGTTACACCGGCGGAAGAAATGATAATAACAGTATCAGAACTGCTTTTTATAACAATAACGGCGGGAAGTGGCCGACGCTGACTGTGAATGGTGAAAGTTATTCTGTACAGCCGTTTTACCGTAAGGATGAAAGTGCCGCTGATCTGACAGGCCAGGTCTGGCTTTATGCGACAAAAGATTATGACGACTGCACCAATGGCAGCTGGAATGTTCAGATGGTGTATAATCCCATGGACAGTAAATGGTATCAGGCAACCAACTATAATGGAGAACCCGGCAGCAAGGCATCGATTACTTTTAACAGTGTTGAAGCGTTAAATGAAGCGGTGACGAATGGAAAGCATTCCAATGGAAAGGCAAAATGGGTGGAAGTAACAGAATATACAGAGAGTGAATAG
- a CDS encoding MATE family efflux transporter yields MKARQTDFSGGSVYRNILQVVLPMMAAQLLNLLYNIVDRMYIGRMEGNGTQALSGLGLCFPVLMFVTAFSNLVGSGGAPLCSMERGRGNREEAERIMCNSFRLLLIIGVALTAAGLVFHKPVLYLFGASDAIYPYARDYIMIYLTGSVFVMIALGMNPFINSQGFARIGMLTVFLGAGVNLALDPLFIFVFHWGVRGAAAATVISQVLSALWVIRFLTAGPAELKLHRSAMKLDAGRVRRILSLGTAGFVMSCTNSVVQAVCNSMLQTFGGDLYIGVMTVLNSIREIAQTPAQAIGEGASPVMSYNYGDKQFGRVRKAIWFMTVVGIGYLFVLWLLLFLYPRLFISIFNQDAALEEAAVPSMNLYFFGFFMMGLQFAGQSVFKALGKAKQAVFFSLFRKVFIVVPLTLALPYVGGLGVKGVFMAEPVSNFIGGIACFATMCATVLPELKKKEFET; encoded by the coding sequence ATGAAAGCTCGCCAGACTGATTTTTCCGGGGGAAGCGTGTACCGGAATATTTTACAGGTTGTGCTGCCCATGATGGCAGCGCAGCTTCTGAATCTGCTCTATAATATTGTGGACAGAATGTATATCGGAAGGATGGAAGGGAACGGGACCCAGGCGCTGAGCGGGCTGGGCCTTTGTTTTCCGGTACTGATGTTCGTGACGGCATTTTCTAATTTGGTCGGCAGCGGTGGGGCCCCGCTTTGCTCCATGGAGAGGGGCAGGGGGAACCGGGAGGAGGCGGAGAGAATCATGTGCAATTCCTTTCGTCTGCTTTTGATAATCGGTGTTGCGCTGACGGCTGCCGGTCTGGTGTTTCACAAGCCGGTTCTGTATTTGTTCGGGGCCAGTGATGCTATCTACCCTTATGCGCGGGATTATATCATGATCTATCTGACGGGAAGTGTGTTCGTGATGATTGCTCTGGGGATGAATCCGTTTATCAACAGCCAGGGTTTCGCGCGCATCGGTATGCTGACCGTATTCCTGGGAGCTGGCGTCAATCTGGCTTTAGACCCGCTCTTTATATTTGTCTTTCACTGGGGAGTCAGGGGCGCCGCTGCCGCCACGGTGATTTCACAGGTTTTATCGGCACTGTGGGTGATCCGTTTTCTTACTGCCGGGCCGGCCGAGCTGAAGCTGCACAGGTCTGCCATGAAGCTGGATGCCGGCCGGGTCAGGAGAATCCTGAGTTTGGGCACAGCGGGATTTGTTATGTCCTGTACGAATTCTGTCGTGCAGGCGGTCTGTAATTCTATGCTTCAGACCTTCGGAGGAGATCTCTATATTGGAGTGATGACAGTTCTGAATTCTATCCGGGAGATCGCCCAGACTCCCGCGCAGGCCATCGGTGAGGGGGCGTCGCCCGTCATGAGCTATAATTACGGAGACAAGCAATTCGGGCGCGTGAGAAAGGCAATTTGGTTTATGACCGTGGTGGGCATCGGGTATCTGTTCGTTCTTTGGCTGCTGTTGTTTTTGTACCCGCGGCTGTTCATCTCTATCTTTAACCAGGACGCAGCACTTGAAGAAGCCGCTGTGCCTTCTATGAACCTGTATTTTTTTGGCTTTTTCATGATGGGGCTGCAATTTGCGGGGCAGAGTGTATTTAAAGCGCTGGGAAAAGCAAAGCAGGCGGTCTTTTTTTCACTGTTCCGGAAGGTTTTCATTGTGGTACCGCTTACCTTGGCGCTGCCTTATGTAGGAGGGCTGGGAGTGAAGGGGGTTTTTATGGCGGAACCGGTGTCCAATTTTATCGGGGGCATCGCCTGTTTTGCGACGATGTGCGCTACGGTTTTGCCGGAATTGAAGAAGAAAGAATTTGAGACTTGA
- a CDS encoding ABC transporter ATP-binding protein, which produces MPGPMGRRGPGSRGVKSTVKNPGKILGRLLKYVTGTYLLQCILVLIFIIVSVLANVQGTLFMKTLIDDYIQPMLTQASPDFMPLAMAIGRVAVFYLIGVCSTFAYTRIMVYVTQGTLRNLRNSMFAHMEKLPVRYFDTHAHGDIMSIYTNDIDTLRQMLSQSIPQLISSAFTIVSVFISMLTLDIPLTFVTLAMVGVMLLATRKLAGLSGRYFIAQQKDLGRLNGYIEEIMAGEKVVKVFCHEEESKKDFQKLNDQLFESADNANKFANILMPVTAQLGNISYVICAIVGGVLAINKISGLTLGGLASFLAFNKSFNMPINQVSQQLNAVIMAMAGAERIFGLLDEQVETDDGYVTLVNVTKEGDALRESGQRTGMWAWKHVHQADQSVDYVELQGDVVLDGVDFGYVPEKIVLHDVKLYAEPGQKIAFVGSTGAGKTTITNLINRFYDIQDGKIRYDGININKIKKDDLRRSLGMVLQDTCLFTGTVRENIRFGKLDATDEEIEAAARLANADSFIRRLPDGYETVLAGNGSSLSQGQRQLLSIARAAVADPPVLILDEATSSIDTRTERIVQDGMDKLMKGRTTFVIAHRLSTVRNADCIMVLEQGRIIERGTHDQLMAEKGRYYQLYTGNAVGA; this is translated from the coding sequence ATGCCAGGACCGATGGGAAGGCGCGGACCGGGCAGCCGGGGCGTGAAATCAACCGTGAAGAATCCCGGGAAAATTCTGGGAAGGCTTTTGAAATATGTAACAGGCACTTACCTGCTCCAGTGTATCTTGGTTTTAATATTTATTATTGTCAGCGTGCTGGCTAACGTACAGGGCACGTTATTCATGAAGACGCTGATCGACGATTATATCCAGCCGATGCTGACTCAGGCTTCGCCGGATTTCATGCCTCTAGCAATGGCGATCGGAAGGGTGGCAGTGTTCTATTTGATCGGGGTTTGTTCCACCTTTGCATACACCAGGATCATGGTTTATGTGACGCAGGGCACCTTGAGAAATCTCCGGAACAGTATGTTTGCCCATATGGAGAAGCTTCCGGTGCGGTATTTTGACACTCATGCCCACGGCGATATCATGTCGATATACACGAATGATATTGATACGTTGCGGCAGATGCTCAGTCAGAGTATCCCGCAGCTGATATCCAGCGCGTTTACGATTGTCAGTGTATTTATCAGCATGCTGACGCTGGATATCCCGCTGACATTCGTCACTCTGGCGATGGTAGGCGTTATGCTGCTGGCCACCAGGAAGCTGGCGGGGCTGAGCGGCAGGTATTTCATCGCCCAGCAGAAGGATCTGGGGCGCCTGAACGGATATATTGAAGAGATCATGGCGGGAGAGAAAGTCGTGAAAGTATTCTGCCATGAAGAAGAGAGTAAGAAGGATTTTCAGAAGCTGAATGACCAGCTGTTCGAGAGTGCCGATAACGCCAATAAGTTTGCCAATATCCTGATGCCGGTGACTGCACAGCTGGGAAATATCAGCTATGTGATCTGTGCGATTGTGGGCGGCGTCCTGGCGATTAATAAGATCAGCGGGCTGACGCTGGGCGGCCTGGCCAGCTTCCTGGCTTTTAACAAGAGCTTCAACATGCCGATCAACCAGGTGAGCCAGCAGCTCAATGCGGTTATCATGGCTATGGCCGGAGCGGAACGTATCTTTGGCCTTCTCGATGAACAGGTGGAAACTGACGATGGTTATGTAACACTGGTGAATGTGACAAAAGAAGGAGACGCGCTCCGGGAAAGCGGCCAGAGGACCGGAATGTGGGCCTGGAAGCATGTGCATCAGGCAGACCAGTCTGTAGACTATGTGGAGCTGCAGGGTGATGTGGTGCTCGATGGCGTAGATTTTGGCTATGTGCCTGAAAAGATCGTGCTGCATGATGTGAAGCTGTATGCGGAGCCAGGCCAGAAGATTGCTTTCGTTGGATCTACTGGTGCAGGCAAGACGACGATCACTAATCTGATTAACCGGTTCTATGATATTCAGGACGGGAAGATCAGATATGACGGAATTAACATTAATAAGATTAAAAAGGATGACCTGAGGAGATCCCTGGGAATGGTGCTTCAGGATACCTGTCTGTTTACAGGAACGGTCCGTGAGAACATCCGGTTCGGCAAGCTGGATGCGACGGATGAAGAGATAGAGGCAGCAGCCAGGCTGGCCAATGCTGACAGCTTTATCCGCAGGCTTCCTGATGGCTATGAGACTGTTCTGGCCGGCAATGGCAGCAGCCTGAGCCAGGGACAGCGGCAGCTTCTCTCCATCGCCCGTGCGGCAGTGGCAGATCCTCCGGTCCTGATCCTGGACGAAGCGACCAGTTCAATTGATACGAGGACAGAGCGGATTGTGCAGGATGGCATGGATAAGCTGATGAAGGGAAGGACCACGTTCGTCATCGCTCACAGGCTGTCCACTGTCCGGAACGCAGACTGCATTATGGTGCTTGAACAGGGAAGGATTATTGAGAGAGGGACGCATGACCAGCTGATGGCAGAGAAAGGACGTTATTACCAGCTATATACAGGCAATGCGGTTGGGGCATGA
- a CDS encoding helix-turn-helix domain-containing protein: protein MNIGTVIRKYRKEKQLTQEEVAGYLGVTAPAVNKWENGNSLPDISLLAPIARLLGISTDMLLSFREELTEEEMNEIIRTVSNRIKSGEDYGTVFSWAEKKMQEYPNCDRLAFQIAQMLDGYRYIYGNTEAEEYRGKIYGLYVRSLQSADGDVAQSAAVALFHMAVAEEDYEKAQEYLDRIPKRGFNQNQMQAILYHRQKKVEEAYRLYERILFTGFNDLNGALNGLLSLSIEEGKIDRAKSIVDKQKRMAEILEMGKYMEASPGLDLAIHLRDKEEILKILESVIYSIDDMDAFKNSELYSHMSFSNAGTKEIALMLKNALENDKKVEFVKADRKYQELLEKLCRFIEN from the coding sequence ATGAACATAGGCACTGTAATCAGGAAATACAGGAAGGAAAAACAACTGACACAGGAAGAAGTGGCCGGTTATCTGGGCGTGACGGCTCCTGCGGTTAATAAATGGGAAAACGGAAATTCCCTGCCGGATATTTCACTTCTGGCTCCCATCGCCCGGCTGCTGGGGATCAGCACGGATATGCTGCTTTCTTTCAGGGAAGAACTGACGGAGGAGGAAATGAATGAAATCATCCGGACAGTCAGCAACAGGATCAAGAGTGGAGAAGACTATGGAACCGTGTTCTCCTGGGCGGAAAAAAAGATGCAGGAGTATCCAAATTGTGACCGTCTGGCGTTTCAGATTGCACAGATGCTGGACGGATACCGCTATATATACGGGAACACGGAAGCAGAAGAATACAGGGGAAAAATCTATGGCCTGTATGTCCGCTCCCTTCAGAGCGCCGACGGTGACGTCGCCCAGTCAGCGGCTGTAGCGCTGTTTCACATGGCAGTGGCGGAAGAAGACTATGAGAAGGCCCAGGAGTATCTGGACCGAATTCCGAAAAGAGGCTTTAATCAGAATCAGATGCAGGCCATTCTGTATCACAGGCAAAAAAAGGTTGAGGAGGCTTATCGGCTGTATGAGAGGATTCTGTTTACAGGCTTTAATGATCTGAACGGGGCTTTAAACGGGCTGCTGAGCCTTTCCATAGAAGAAGGGAAGATTGACAGGGCAAAGTCGATTGTGGACAAACAAAAGAGAATGGCGGAGATCCTGGAGATGGGGAAATATATGGAGGCCTCTCCGGGTCTGGATCTGGCCATCCATCTGAGAGACAAGGAAGAGATCCTGAAAATTCTGGAAAGCGTCATATACAGCATAGATGACATGGATGCGTTTAAGAATTCAGAGCTGTATTCCCATATGTCCTTTTCAAACGCCGGGACCAAAGAGATTGCGCTCATGCTGAAAAATGCTCTTGAAAATGATAAAAAGGTGGAATTTGTAAAAGCAGACAGAAAATATCAGGAACTGTTGGAAAAATTGTGCCGCTTTATCGAAAATTAA
- the pdaA gene encoding delta-lactam-biosynthetic de-N-acetylase yields MDIKSHIRKIIPIALLFVAAFFSGHFLAKGTAKETSAQLDSANDSWGLSFPEKGKTPVGNATIDELKQYNAYFAENTEEKIIYLTFDCGYENGNTAPILDALKKHNVPATFFVVGNFVSDEPDLIKRMVAEGHIVGNHTFSHPDMAKISTREAFTQELSKVEALYEDITGQPMKKYYRPPQGKYSTSNLEMAKDMGYNTFFWSLAYVDWYQDNQPSKEEAFDKLLNRIHPGAIVLLHSTSSTNAQILDELLTKWEEMGYQFRSLDQLAGAS; encoded by the coding sequence ATGGATATTAAATCACACATACGCAAGATAATTCCCATCGCCCTTTTGTTCGTAGCGGCTTTCTTTTCCGGTCATTTCCTGGCGAAGGGCACTGCAAAGGAAACCTCCGCCCAGCTGGACTCCGCTAACGATAGCTGGGGCCTGAGCTTCCCGGAAAAGGGCAAAACCCCAGTGGGCAATGCTACCATAGATGAACTCAAACAATACAATGCATATTTTGCAGAAAATACAGAGGAAAAAATCATCTATCTGACCTTCGACTGCGGCTATGAGAACGGAAATACAGCGCCTATTCTGGATGCTCTCAAAAAGCATAACGTTCCGGCCACCTTCTTTGTAGTGGGAAATTTCGTCTCCGATGAACCGGACCTGATTAAACGGATGGTGGCAGAAGGCCACATCGTAGGCAACCACACATTTTCCCATCCTGATATGGCGAAAATCTCCACCCGTGAAGCCTTTACCCAGGAGCTGTCCAAGGTAGAGGCTCTCTATGAGGATATCACGGGACAGCCGATGAAAAAATATTACCGGCCGCCTCAGGGAAAATACAGCACCTCCAACCTGGAAATGGCGAAGGATATGGGCTACAACACCTTCTTCTGGAGCCTCGCCTATGTGGACTGGTATCAGGACAATCAGCCCAGTAAGGAAGAAGCCTTTGATAAACTGCTGAACAGAATCCATCCCGGCGCCATTGTCCTGCTTCACAGCACCTCCAGCACCAACGCCCAGATACTGGATGAACTGCTTACCAAATGGGAAGAAATGGGATACCAGTTCCGTTCTCTGGACCAACTGGCAGGAGCATCATGA